In Daucus carota subsp. sativus chromosome 4, DH1 v3.0, whole genome shotgun sequence, one DNA window encodes the following:
- the LOC135152276 gene encoding uncharacterized protein LOC135152276, which translates to MSDFHPNERDLVRRTYIQRGPCQPVDYVFPKTQNWIKERPFNVRWYDTWKSWLEYSVDKDVAFCFIFYLFKAENTAGGDAFVNEGFKSWNRLSTIRDHVGSISSALLKQTVEIKNAYHKRLEASVTAIRWLLLQGLPFRGHDEKESSSNRGNFVSLLTLFSEHDPEYAKVVLKMAPGNCQLISPVVQKDIIHACAKETTKAIFEELNDGFFSILADDFVDISDKKQMALRLRYVNQKGEVCERFIGVVHVPNTTSLTLLAAIESLLMEYSLTFSQVRGQGYDGASDMQGTINGLKTIVQNECPQAYFVHCFEHQLQLTQVAIAKKNFDCALSLGEIETGSGLNQERGLGRPCDTRSGSHFKTILNVLNLYPTIFESLDAIAEVSDTIDSNKAQSIILLLMSFDFVFVAHLMVSIFGITNELNVALQKHDQDIVNAMSMVNITKTNLQKMRGKGWDSHMDKQIYIISELKYLLVSLIFNCKNLKIASPRLVRNYLCACHALVPLINRFAAFDKSKLLRLATFYPKEFSSSELLFFQHSLENFIVSIREDERFWNLKSLGELSVKLVETGKHTTHESVYLLLKLVLILPVATTSVERVFSGMTQVKAKLRNSIGDQMLNDCLITYQERDLFLNIKMNDIVNCYQNMKTRRDQLQ; encoded by the exons atgagtGATTTTCATCCTAATGAAAGGGATTTAGTGAGAAGAACATACATACAAAGAGGGCCTTGCCAACCGGTCGATTATGTGTTTCCTAAAACACAAAATTGGATTAAAGAGCGTCCCTTTAATGTTCGATGGTATGATACTTGGAAATCTTGGCTTGAGTATAGTGTGGATAAAGATGTTGCCTTTTGTTTCATTTTCTATTTGTTCAAGGCTGAAAATACTGCAGGGGGTGATGCTTTTGTTAATGAAGGCTTTAAGTCTTGGAATAGATTATCTACCATTAGAGATCATGTTG GAAGCATTAGCAGTGCTTTATTAAAACAAACAGTGGAGATTAAGAATGCATATCACAAGCGATTAGAAGCATCAGTTACAGCCATCAGATGGCTTTTGCTACAAGGGCTGCCATTTCGTGGGCACGATGAAAAAGAAAGTTCAAGCAATAGAGGTAATTTTGTTTCATTGTTAACTCTTTTCTCAGAACATGATCCTGAATATGCTAAAGTAGTTTTAAAAATGGCTCCTGGTAATTGTCAACTCATTTCTCCGGTAGTTCAAAAAGATATTATTCATGCTTGTGCAAAAGAAACGACTAAGGCAATATTTGAAGAGCTTAATGATGGATTTTTTTCAATTCTTGCCGATGATTTCGTTGATATTTCTGATAAGAAACAAATGGCTCTTCGTTTGCGATATGTCAATCAAAAAGGAGAAGTGTGTGAACGATTTATTGGTGTTGTGCATGTTCCCAATACTACTTCATTAACTCTTTTGGCAGCTATTGAGTCATTACTCATGGAATATTCATTGACTTTCTCTCAAGTTCGGGGTCAAGGTTATGATGGGGCGAGTGATATGCAAGGTACAATCAATGGGCTCAAAACTATAGTGCAGAATGAATGCCCCCAAGCATACTTTGTTCACTGCTTTGAACATCAACTTCAGTTGACACAAGTTGCAATTGCTAAGAAAAACTTTGATTGTG CATTATCTTTGGGTGAAATTGAGACGGGAAGTGGTTTAAATCAAGAACGTGGTTTAGGTAGACCATGTGATACTCGTTCGGGCTCTCATTTTAAAACAATATTGAATGTTCTTAATCTATATCCCACGATCTTTGAGTCTCTTGATGCTATTGCAGAAGTTTCTGATACAATTGACTCTAATAAAGCTCAATCCATCATCCTTCTGTTGATGTCTTTTGACTTTGTGTTTGTGGCTCACTTAATGGTTTCTATATTTGGGATAACAAATGAGTTAAATGTGGCTTTGCAAAAACATGATCAAGATATTGTAAATGCTATGTCTATGGTTAACATAACCAAGACAAATTTACAGAAGATGCGAGGTAAAGGATGGGATTCTCATATGGACAAG CAAATTTACATCATTTCTGAGTTGAAGTATTTATTAGTGTCATTGATCTTCAATTGCAAGAACTTGAAAATCGCTTCCCCGAGGTTAGTAAGGAATTACTTATGTGCATGTCATGCTTTAGTCCCGTTAATTAATAGATTTGCTGCTTTTGACAAAAGTAAATTACTTCGACTTGCTACATTCTACCCAAAGGAGTTTTCAAGTAGTGAATTGTTATTCTTTCAGCATTCTCTAGAGAATTTTATTGTTTCCATTAGAGAAGATGAGAGATTTTGGAATTTAAAAAGTCTTGGCGAGCTTTCCGTGAAACTTGTTGAAACGGGAAAGCATACAACTCATGAAAGTGTCTACTTGTTACTGAAATTGGTCTTGATTCTCCCTGTTGCAACGACAAGTGTTGAAAGAGTTTTTTCGGGAATGACGCAAGTGAAAGCTAAACTACGAAATAGCATAGGAGATCAAATGTTGAATGATTGTTTGATTACATATCAAGAGAgggatttatttttgaatattaagaTGAATGATATTGTAAATTGCTATCAAAACATGAAAACTCGTCGAGATCAATTGCAGTAA
- the LOC108217808 gene encoding uncharacterized protein LOC108217808 — MKRHQLSGYQKRQKKLKSMEADKLQMGSLHKFFGKKDSKNTNVGVSNEDADVREEAENEGTHVEFEPEIEIEEQTENATIGLVENDAEDVEEENTNNTINYDPGTWKNIDQWLRDSLVRKGPVRIIVDRFPKDSSNRHFSAMHYTRILPNGDKQDRKWLVYSLSANKDLDYLASLKKFFLILDLILTMLEDKLMTIEQT, encoded by the exons ATGAAGCGTCATCAATTATCAGGTTATCAGAAAAGGCAAAAGAAATTGAAATCGATGGAAGCAGATAAATTGCAAATGGGCTCACTGCACAAATTTTTTGGGAAAAAGGACTCCAAAAATACTAATGTTGGGGTTTCTAATGAAGATGCAGATGTTAGAGAAGAGGCTGAAAATGAGGGGACCCATGTTGAATTTGAGCCAGAGATTGAAATCGAAGAGCAAACTGAAAATGCTACAATTGGGCTTGTTGAGAATGATGCGGAAGATGTTGAGGAAGAAAACACAaataatacaatcaattatGATCCTGGAACTTGGAAGAACATTGATCAATGGCTAAGAGATTCGTTGGTTAGAAAAGGTCCTGTGAGAATTATTGTAGACCGATTTCCAAAAGATTCAAGCAACAGACATTTTTCTGCGATGCATTATACTCGGATTCTACCTAATGGGGACAAGCAAGATAGAAAGTGGCTTGTTTATTCACTCTCAGCAAACAag GATTTGGACTATTTAGCAAGCTTGAAGAAGTTCTTCTTGATCTTGGACTTGATATTGACGATGTTAGAGGACAAGCTTATGACAATTGAGCAAACATGA
- the LOC108217094 gene encoding ATP-dependent DNA helicase PIF1-like, producing the protein MKSVDPERAKLPFGGITVLLGGDFRQILPVITEGERAEIVSACITRSRLWSICKIFLLTRNMRIKEGRSAEEVQELIKFAKWVLDAGDGNLLPPPPPTDGNVYAEDEILIPTEFCDFSSANSIDKMVESTFPNFIANCRDPSYLSERAILTPTNQTVSHLNIVIVDKLPGESVSYYSVDSAEEFGGSDDDLKSAFPLEYLNSLFVPGMPPHELKLKVGVVVMLMRNLNQTLGLCNGTRMIVTKTLKFCVECEVISGAFIGTRHFIPRMELCPSDSRLPYKLVRKQMPLQICYAMTINKAQGQSLQNVGLYLPKSVFTHGQFYVAISRVTSPQGLRIFVDSEGGEPTNITKNVVYKEIFYALPYK; encoded by the coding sequence atgaaatctgTTGATCCGGAGCGTGCTAAGCTGCCATTTGGTGGTATTACTGTGTTATTGGGTGGAGATTTTCGGCAGATTCTACCTGTTATTACTGAAGGCGAGAGGGCTGAAATTGTCTCTGCATGTATAACCAGATCACGTTTGTGGTCTATATGTAAAATCTTTCTTCTCACAAGAAATATGCGCATTAAGGAAGGAAGGTCTGCAGAGGAGGTTCAGGAACTCATCAAATTTGCCAAATGGGTGTTGGATGCTGGGGACGGAAATcttctccccccccccccccccacagaTGGAAATGTTTATGCCGAGGATGAAATTTTGATCCCAACTGAATTCTGTGATTTCAGCTCTGCTAATTCCATTGATAAAATGGTTGAAAGCACCTTTCCAAATTTCATCGCCAATTGTCGTGATCCTTCTTACTTGAGTGAAAGAGCAATCTTGACTCCTACGAATCAGACTGTATCTCATCTCAATATTGTGATTGTCGACAAGCTCCCGGGGGAATCAGTTTCCTACTATAGTGTGGATAGTGCTGAAGAATTTGGCGGCTCTGACGATGATCTCAAATCTGCTTTCCCATTAGAATACCTCAACTCTCTCTTTGTTCCAGGTATGCCACCTCATGAACTTAAGCTTAAAGTTGGAGTAGTTGTCATGTTAATGAGGAACTTAAATCAAACTCTTGGCTTATGTAACGGAACACGAATGATTGTAACAAAAACTCTGAAATTTTGTGTGGAGTGCGAAGTGATTTCTGGTGCTTTTATTGGTACTCGGCATTTTATTCCTCGGATGGAGTTATGTCCAAGTGATAGTAGATTGCCTTACAAACTGGTTCGGAAGCAGATGCCGCTGCAAATATGTTACGCAATGACTATAAACAAGGCCCAAGGTCAATCTTTGCAGAATGTGGGCCTTTACCTTCCAAAATCTGTTTTCACTCATGGTCAGTTCTACGTGGCCATTAGCAGAGTTACCTCACCTCAAGGCTTAAGAATATTTGTTGACAGTGAAGGCGGTGAGCCAACCAACATTACTAAGAATGTAGTGTATAAGGAGATTTTCTATGCATTACCCTACAAATAG
- the LOC108216337 gene encoding probable serine/threonine-protein kinase PBL5 — MGCFPWSRDVTKRLKNKMEYKALDQNYDHPRTTLDASEDSSEDTDKKEDYGGVEQSVVSKELDCNRRVGDDDRKKGKSKSFKLSELLHATENFSMENLLGEGGFGKVFKGKLKETGELLAIKKLDSDGSQGIREFVVEMMTLSLVDHPNLVKLVGYCVEAGQKLLVYEYMSLGSLEGHLHGPNRKGLDWNIRMKIAAGAARGLEYLHDKMNPPIIYRDLKCSNLLLGEDYHPKLSDFGLAKVGPTGNNTHVSTRVMGTYGYCAPEYAMTGQLTFKSDIYSFGVFLLEIITGRRAIDKRKSAKEQNLVAWARPLLKNRENIYHMVDPALQGRYPAKSLYKAFATALICVQEQPSKRPRVSDVVKALDHIVSQTYTPQSHPS; from the exons ATGGGTTGTTTTCCATGGAGTAGAGATGTTACAAAACGCTTAAAAAATAAGATGGAGTACAAAGCTCTTGATCAGAACTATGATCACCCTCGAACAACATTAG ATGCATCGGAAGATTCATCAGAAGATACTGACAAGAAAGAAGATTATGGGGGTGTAGAACAATCTGTGGTTAGCAAGGAATTGGACTGTAACAGAAGGGTGGGTGATGATGACAGAAAGAAGGGAAAGTCTAAGTCGTTTAAATTATCTGAATTGCTTCATGCCACTGAGAATTTCAGTATGGAAAACCTTCTAGGTGAAGGTGGATTTGGCAAAGTTTTCAAAGGAAAGCTCAAGGAAACTGGTGAG CTTTTAGCTATCAAAAAACTAGACTCTGATGGCTCACAAGGTATCAGGGAATTCGTTGTTGAAATGATGACTTTAAGTCTAGTTGATCATCCAAATCTTGTAAAGCTAGTTGGATATTGTGTCGAGGCAGGCCAGAAGTTGTTGGTGTACGAGTACATGTCATTGGGTTCACTGGAGGGCCATCTGCACg GCCCAAACCGAAAGGGACTTGATTGGAATATCAGAATGAAGATTGCAGCTGGTGCAGCAAGGGGACTAGAATATCTACATGATAAGATGAATCCCCCGATAATATATCGTGATCTGAAATGTTCTAACCTTCTGCTGGGGGAGGACTATCATCCCAAGCTATCAGATTTTGGGTTGGCTAAAGTGGGGCCTACTGGGAACaatactcatgtttcaactagAGTAATGGGAACTTATGGTTACTGTGCACCAGAATATGCAATGACTGGCCAGCTGACATTTAAGTCAGACATTTATAGTTTTGGGGTTTTTCTTTTAGAGATAATTACCGGAAGGAGAGCAATAGATAAAAGGAAATCTGCCAAGGAACAGAATTTGGTTGCATGG GCAAGACCCCTGCTAAAGAACAGGGAAAACATTTACCATATGGTTGATCCTGCGCTCCAAGGCCGGTATCCAGCAAAATCATTATATAAAGCTTTTGCAACTGCTTTAATTTGTGTTCAAGAGCAACCTTCCAAACGTCCTCGTGTATCTGATGTGGTTAAAGCTTTAGATCACATAGTGTCACAAACATACACTCCACAAAGCCATCCTTCTTAG
- the LOC135152277 gene encoding pentatricopeptide repeat-containing protein At2g44880-like, translated as MKGMRVVVHENENDVGTTLVDMYSSGGEIGLAYKAFSEMVGRNVVAWTSMVNAFLLYGDIDSARRLFDLAPDRDIVLWNTMVSGYIKCGDMVAARELFDVMPNKDLMSWNTLLNGYANNADVQGTEKLFEEMPEKNVNRSN; from the exons ATGAAGGGCATGAGAGTTGTGGTTCACGAGAATGAGAATg ACGTGGGGACGACATTGGTTGATATGTATTCGAGTGGGGGTGAAATTGGTTTAGCTTATAAAGCATTTAGTGAAATGGTTGGGAGGAATGTTGTTGCTTGGACTTCTATGGTTAATGCATTTCTTTTGTATGGTGATATAGATTCAGCGAGGCGTCTATTTGATTTGGCGCCTGATAGGGATATTGTTTTGTGGAACACTATGGTTTCGGGGTATATTAAATGTGGCGACATGGTAGCGGCTAGGGAGCTTTTCGATGTGATGCCTAATAAGGACCTGATGTCTTGGAATACCTTGTTGAATGGCTATGCAAACAATGCAGACGTTCAGGGAACTGAAAAATTATTTGAGGAGATGCCTGAAAAAAATGTTAACCGTTCTAATTGA
- the LOC108217093 gene encoding uncharacterized protein LOC108217093: MDEATYVIPQVSELAMDLIEEVKKIKGKEKIYADKAFDDNGVFKVEVDVLEVVFRGSLNYSLSEQKKESVARNGKSKLVINKSKEMRGDDSDRSWRLFTSEDMIQGYKPKAVRKRKTYANKENVVGNSKNRFTYPLSPFSSLSAVRRKMSNVTRSPLSTITNVFEDSSLKIQNSILEKKKISLEEATRSLFTEKTVEEFDPRILLPDEECRTSQPPVFSDDSSTDDDYNPSSDPDSDSGDECSFDGDIEVNKAIPKEYASLGSPDALCSKCGARMWKEERVNKNVTKGAPIFSTCCKKGEVKLPPSPPTPAYLLDLYNCNARGLAFERNIRLYNSMFAFTSSGGHVDHSINNGRGPYVYRLNGQNHHVFGQLIPDNGEDPKFCQLYIYDTGNEVNNRLRWVNVADNQEVDEDVVQGLIQMLDQTNELVHKFRMARDRWEKDHMVDLKVELKVCRAQSGRENHISSSDEVAGILVEIWWFAEDFLYSPKIDVTSVSFAISLRRRWLRRQDTLPVSEKNSRKDCDMISLKDYYCYRFQVRPNEGYTPRLGGRLFQQYMVDEFSTIEQTRLWWFRTHQTTLRNELYSHICDSLRKGDSNSATVGKGVILPAGYVGSKRYMQQNFQDALAVCRHVGHPDIFLTMTCNSMWDEIQRMMTYVPGCTPANSPDIVSRVFRLKLEQLTNDIKKKSFFGKCIGVMYVFEFQKRGLPHVHMLIWLDSASKKYLKENVDKFVSAEIPDPIKDPAGYAVVKAFMIHGPCGLENTKSPCMKNLKCIRHFPKKYCSRTIFDESGFPVYMRRKQNITVKVRKAELDNQWVVSYNRDLLVKYQCHMNIEICCHARSIKYLFKYCLKGHDTATVHVTGRRKKKLPQNPDEPVDEIQAYFDGRYVCGAEAAYRIFSFPKHHRTLSVERLPFHLPGQKSCTFHANENLGKVADKEKDRLSKLEALFLLNRSDPNANSYTYDQIPQHYVWNDGSRRWTPRKKGQQIGRLTYTHHSSGEIWYLRMLLTKVQGPTSFEMLKTVNGVQFNTFRDACKEYGLLDDDNEWHVVLDQCAAGGLPPQIRQLFVHIIMNCKVTDLANLWDKHWNQMVDDILLKRRQRTENSTLILNDMQLQYYALAEIDDLLRSVGKSLKNYTQLPQPPTSYLHIGTNNLILEETNYNLGEMAAEHQKLLSSCNNEQLSVYKAVMKSVESNEGGLFFLYGSGGCGKTYVWRTLIAKLRSQGDIVLPVASSGIAATLLPGGRTAHSRFKIPIVLDDYSLCNIAHNSDIAELIRQTKLIIWDEAPMQHS; encoded by the exons GGAGATGATTCCGATCGATCATGGCGGTTGTTCACCTCCGAAGATATGATTCAAG GATACAAACCTAAGGCTGTTAGAAAAAGGAAGACATATGCTAATAAAGAAAATGTTGTTGGCAATTCAAAGAATAGATTCACTTATCCTCTGTCTCCGTTTAGTTCACTATCAGCTG TGCGTAGGAAGATGAGTAATGTTACACGATCTCCATTGTCTACAATAACAAATGTTTTTGAGGATTCAAGTTTGAAGATTCAAAATTCTATActggaaaagaagaaaatttctTTAGAAGAAGCAACAAGATCACTCTTCACAGAAAAGACTGTAGAGGAATTTGATCCCAGGATCCTTTTACCTGATGAG GAGTGTAGGACAAGTCAACCTCCTGTGTTTTCAGATGATTCTAGCACTGATGATGACTATAACCCATCATCTGATCCGGACAGTGACAGTG GGGATGAATGTTCTTTTGATGGAGATATTGAAGTAAACAAGGCAATTCCAAAGGAATATGCAAGCCTTGGCAGTCCAGACGCATTGTGTTCAAAGTGTGGCGCCCGTATGTGGAAGGAAGAGAGAGTGAATAAAAATGTTACCAAGGGAGCTCCTATATTCTCCACATGTTGCAAGAAGGGTGAAGTTAAACTACCACCATCACCCCCTACTCCTGCATACTTACTAGATCTTTACAACTGTAATGCACGTGGTCTAGCGTTTGAAAGGAACATCAGGCTTTATAATTCTATGTTTGCCTTTACATCAAGTGGTGGTCATGTTGATCATTCTATTAATAATGGTAGAGGCCCTTATGTTTATCGTCTCAATGGTCAAAACCATCACGTGTTTGGGCAGTTGATACCAGATAATGGGGAAGATCCAAAATTCTGCCAGCTTTACATCTATGACACGGGGAATGAAGTCAACAACCGCCTCCGGTGGGTCAATGTAGCTGATAACCAGGAAGTGGATGAGGATGTTGTTCAGGGTCTCATACAGATGCTTGACCAGACTAATGAGTTGGTGCATAAATTTCGGATGGCACGTGATCGCTGGGAAAAAGATCACATGGTCGATTTGAAAGTGGAGTTGAAAGTTTGCAGAGCACAAAGTGGAAGAGAAAACCACATATCATCTTCTGATGAGGTTGCTGGAATATTGGTTG AAATTTGGTGGTTTGCAGAGGATTTCTTATATTCACCCAAAATTGATGTCACTTCAGTATCCTTTGCTATTTCCTTGCGGAGAAGATGGTTACGACGACAAGATACCCTTCCAGTCTCCGAAAAGAACTCGCGCAAGGACTGTGATATGATATCTTTGAAAGATTATTATTGTTACAGGTTTCAAGTTCGACCAAATGAAG GTTACACACCACGTCTAGGTGGCAGACTTTTTCAGCAATATATGGTTGATGAATTCTCTACTATCGAGCAAACACGGTTGTGGTGGTTCAGGACACATCAGACTACACTGCGCAATGAGTTGTATAGTCATATTTGTGATTCTTTGCGCAAGGGTGATTCAAACTCTGCCACAGTAGGCAAAGGTGTAATACTACCAGCTGGATATGTTGGATCCAAACGTTATATGCAACAAAATTTCCAAGATGCCCTTGCTGTCTGTCGCCACGTAGGACATCCAGATATTTTCTTGACAATGACATGTAACTCAATGTGGGATGAAATACAGCGGATGATGACTTATGTGCCAGGATGCACTCCTGCAAATTCTCCCGACATTGTATCAAGAGTTTTTAGATTGAAGCTTGAGCAGTTAACAAATGATATAAAGAAGAAATCGTTTTTTGGCAAATGTATTGGAG TAATGTATGTTTTCGAATTCCAGAAAAGAGGTTTGCCGCATGTTCACATGTTAATTTGGTTGGACTCTGCTTCTAAAAAGTATCTCAAAGAAAATGTTGACAAATTTGTGTCTGCTGAAATTCCGGATCCTATCAAAGATCCGGCAGGTTATGCTGTTGTCAAAGCGTTTATGATCCATGGGCCATGTGGTTTGGAAAACACTAAATCTCCTTGCATGAAGAATTTAAAGTGTATAAGACATTTCCCTAAGAA GTACTGCTCCCGGACCATCTTTGACGAAAGTGGATTCCCTGTATATATGAGGCGTAAGCAAAATATTACAGTCAAAGTAAGGAAGGCAGAGTTGGATAATCAATGGGTTGTCTCGTACAATCGTGATTTATTGGTCAAGTACCAATGTCACATGAACATTGAGATTTGTTGTCATGCACGCagtatcaaatatttatttaaatattgccTTAAAGGACATGACACTGCGACAGTTCACGTGACTGGGAGGCGTAAGAAAAAACTTCCTCAAAATCCTGATGAGCCAGTTGATGAAATTCAAGCGTATTTTGATGGACGTTATGTTTGTGGAGCAGAGGCGGCATATAGAATATTCAGCTTTCCAAAACATCACAGAACACTCTCTGTTGAAAGACTACCATTTCATTTACCTGGCCAAAAAAGCTGCACCTTTCATGCTAATGAAAACTTGGGAAAAGTTGCAGACAAAGAAAAAGATCGATTGAGTAAATTAGAAGCTTTATTTCTTCTAAACAGGTCTGATCCAAATGCGAATTCTTACACGTATGATCAAATACCCCAACACTACGTCTGGAATGATGGTAGCCGAAGGTGGACTCCAAGGAAAAAAGGACAGCAGATTGGCCGGCTGACATATACTCATCATAGCAGCGGTGAAATATGGTATCTCCGCATGTTATTAACCAAGGTACAAGGTCCTACTTCATTTGAAATGTTAAAAACTGTAAATGGTGTACAGTTTAATACATTCCGTGATGCATGTAAAGAATACGGGTTGCTTGACGACGACAACGAATGGCATGTAGTTTTAGACCAGTGTGCTGCTGGTGGTTTGCCACCTCAAATACGGCAATTGTTTGTtcatattattatgaattgTAAAGTCACTGATCTTGCCAACCTGTGGGACAAGCACTGGAATCAAATGGTTGATGATATATTATTGAAGAGGCGTCAAAGAACCGAGAATTCCACCCTTATTCTCAATGACATGCAACTTCAGTATTATGCTCTTGCAG AAATTGATGACTTGCTCCGTTCTGTTGGCAAGAGTTTGAAGAACTACACTCAGTTGCCACAACCCCCTACAAGCTATTTACATATTGGTACCAATAATTTAATTCTAGAGGAAACAAACTACAATCTTGGGGAGATGGCTGCTGAGCACCAGAAGCTGCTTTCCAGTTGCAACAACGAGCAGCTAAGTGTATACAAAGCTGTAATGAAATCTGTTGAATCTAATGAAGGGGGTCTTTTTTTCCTTTACGGGAGCGGAGGTTGTGGAAAGACCTATGTTTGGAGAACCTTGATTGCGAAACTTAGATCTCAAGGTGACATAGTTCTTCCTGTTGCTTCTTCTGGGATAGCAGCAACACTTTTACCCGGTGGTAGAACTGCGCACTCTAGATTCAAAATCCCCATTGTGCTTGATGATTACTCACTTTGCAATATAGCTCACAACTCAGACATAGCTGAGCTGATTAGGCAGACAAAACTAATCATTTGGGATGAAGCACCTATGCAACATAGCTAG